From a region of the Dickeya poaceiphila genome:
- the phoQ gene encoding two-component system sensor histidine kinase PhoQ gives MLRKSPFSLRFRFLIATAAVVLALTLSYGIVAVVGYSFSFDKTSFRLLRGESNLFYSLAQWHDNQLTIATPPEIDINYPTLVFIYDQYGKLLWRERAVPEMESQIKPEWLEKTDYHELDADSNTSNAVLQGSDPQMLDKLHAYSSEDKTPFTHSIAVNVYPASERLPKMVIVVVDRVPQELQQSDMVWEWFRYVFIAHLLLVLPLLWLAAHWSLRPIKHLVHQISELEHGSREHLDENPPQELTSLVRNLNTLLNNERQRYHKYRTTLTDLTHSLKTPLAVLQTTLRSLRTGKELTIEQAEPIMLTQISRISQQIGYYLHRASMRTEHLTITREVHSVPAQLDALCSALNKVYQRKGVVLTMDIAPELTFIGEKNDFMEVMGNILDNACKYCLEFVEISARYSGQKLHLVIEDDGPGIPDSKREVIFQRGQRADTLRPGQGIGLSVAAEIIEQYQGEILIGASQLGGAKVEAIFGQQHLG, from the coding sequence ATGTTGAGAAAATCTCCTTTTTCGCTGCGTTTTCGCTTTCTTATCGCAACCGCCGCGGTGGTGCTGGCGTTAACGCTCTCCTACGGCATTGTTGCCGTGGTGGGATACAGCTTCAGTTTCGACAAAACGTCGTTCCGCCTGCTGCGCGGTGAAAGCAACCTGTTCTACAGTCTGGCGCAATGGCACGACAATCAGCTCACCATCGCCACGCCGCCTGAAATCGACATTAATTACCCCACGCTGGTGTTTATCTACGATCAGTACGGCAAGCTACTATGGCGGGAACGTGCCGTTCCGGAAATGGAATCGCAGATCAAACCTGAATGGCTGGAAAAAACCGACTATCACGAGCTGGATGCTGACTCCAACACCAGTAATGCGGTATTGCAAGGCAGCGATCCGCAAATGCTGGATAAATTGCACGCCTACAGCTCAGAAGATAAAACACCGTTCACCCATTCGATTGCCGTTAATGTTTACCCGGCGTCTGAGCGTCTGCCCAAGATGGTGATCGTAGTGGTGGACCGCGTGCCGCAGGAATTGCAACAATCGGATATGGTATGGGAATGGTTCCGCTACGTGTTTATCGCTCACCTGCTACTGGTCTTGCCGCTGTTGTGGCTGGCGGCGCACTGGAGCCTGAGGCCAATCAAGCATCTGGTGCATCAAATAAGCGAGCTGGAGCACGGCTCTCGCGAGCATCTGGACGAAAATCCGCCGCAGGAACTGACCAGTCTGGTGCGTAACCTCAACACGCTACTGAACAATGAGCGCCAGCGCTATCACAAATACCGCACCACCCTCACCGACCTGACCCACAGCCTGAAAACGCCGTTGGCCGTATTACAAACTACGCTGCGCTCGCTACGTACCGGCAAAGAGCTAACCATTGAGCAAGCCGAGCCGATCATGCTGACGCAAATCAGCCGCATCTCGCAACAAATCGGCTATTACCTGCACCGCGCCAGCATGAGAACCGAACACCTGACCATCACGCGGGAAGTTCATTCCGTTCCAGCACAACTGGACGCGCTCTGTTCAGCGCTGAACAAAGTGTACCAACGTAAAGGCGTGGTGCTGACCATGGATATCGCCCCGGAACTGACCTTCATTGGCGAAAAAAACGATTTCATGGAAGTGATGGGGAATATTCTCGACAACGCCTGTAAATACTGTCTGGAATTCGTAGAAATCAGCGCTCGTTATTCCGGTCAAAAATTGCATCTGGTGATTGAAGATGACGGTCCCGGTATTCCCGACAGTAAACGGGAGGTCATTTTCCAGCGCGGGCAACGGGCGGACACATTGCGCCCCGGTCAGGGCATAGGGCTATCGGTTGCGGCAGAAATCATCGAGCAATATCAGGGAGAAATCCTGATTGGCGCCAGCCAGCTCGGCGGGGCCAAAGTGGAAGCGATTTTCGGCCAACAGCACCTTGGTTAG
- the phoP gene encoding two-component system response regulator PhoP encodes MRILVVEDNVLLRHHLNVQLNEMGHQVDAAADAKEADYFLQEHAPDIAIIDLGLPVEDGTSLIRRWRTHQIKLPILVLTARESWQEKVAVLEAGADDYVTKPFHIEEVVARMQALMRRNSGLASQIISLPPFEVDLSRRELLVHGESVRLTAFEYTIIETLIRNNGKVVSKESLMLQLYPDAELRESHTIDVLMGRLRKKLQSADSHDVITTVRGQGYRFDI; translated from the coding sequence ATGCGCATTCTTGTCGTTGAAGATAATGTTCTATTGCGTCATCACCTAAATGTCCAGTTGAATGAAATGGGGCATCAGGTTGATGCGGCAGCGGATGCGAAAGAAGCGGATTATTTCCTTCAGGAACATGCGCCGGACATCGCCATTATCGATCTGGGTCTGCCGGTGGAAGATGGCACCAGTCTGATTCGCCGCTGGCGCACGCATCAGATCAAACTACCGATTCTGGTGCTCACCGCCAGAGAAAGCTGGCAGGAAAAAGTGGCGGTACTGGAAGCCGGAGCCGATGATTACGTCACCAAACCGTTTCACATCGAGGAAGTGGTAGCGCGGATGCAGGCACTGATGCGCCGCAACAGCGGCCTGGCTTCTCAAATCATCAGTCTGCCGCCCTTTGAGGTAGACCTGTCGCGCCGGGAATTGTTAGTACATGGCGAATCGGTCAGGCTGACCGCATTTGAATATACCATCATCGAAACGCTGATCCGCAACAACGGCAAGGTGGTCAGCAAGGAGTCGCTGATGCTGCAACTGTATCCAGACGCCGAATTGCGAGAAAGCCATACTATTGACGTACTCATGGGACGACTGCGTAAAAAACTGCAGTCCGCCGACTCCCACGATGTCATCACCACCGTTCGCGGGCAGGGCTATCGCTTCGATATCTAA
- the purB gene encoding adenylosuccinate lyase: MELSSLTAVSPIDGRYGDKVSMLRTIFSEYGLLKFRVQVEVRWLQKLAACAEIREVPAFDADANAFLDNIVAEFSEEDAARIKTIERTTNHDVKAVEYFLKEKVASVPALHAVSEFIHFACTSEDINNLSHALMLDAARRDVLLPFWRNIIDAIKQLAQQYRDIPLLSRTHGQPATPSTIGKEFANVVYRMERQFRQLQQVEILGKINGAVGNYNAHMVAYPAVDWHQFSESFVTSLGIQWNPYTTQIEPHDYIAELFDCVARFNTILLDFDRDIWGYIALNHFKQKTIAGEIGSSTMPHKVNPIDFENSEGNLGLANAVMSHLASKLPVSRWQRDLTDSTVLRNLGVGVGYAVIAYQASLKGISKLEVNHDHLLDELDHNWEVLAEPIQTVMRRYGIEKPYEKLKELTRGKRVDAEGMQAFIDGLALPDDEKTRLKALTPANYIGHAVKLVDEL, translated from the coding sequence ATGGAATTATCCTCACTGACCGCCGTTTCCCCTATTGACGGACGCTACGGCGATAAAGTCAGCATGTTGCGCACGATTTTCAGCGAGTACGGTCTGCTGAAATTCCGTGTGCAGGTTGAAGTACGTTGGCTGCAAAAACTGGCGGCCTGTGCAGAAATCAGGGAAGTTCCTGCATTTGACGCCGACGCAAACGCTTTCCTTGACAATATTGTCGCCGAATTCAGCGAAGAAGACGCCGCGCGCATTAAAACTATCGAACGCACCACCAACCACGACGTCAAAGCGGTGGAATATTTCCTGAAGGAAAAAGTGGCATCGGTTCCGGCACTGCACGCTGTGAGCGAATTTATCCATTTCGCCTGCACCTCTGAGGATATCAACAACCTGTCCCATGCCCTGATGCTGGATGCCGCTCGCCGCGATGTGCTGTTGCCGTTCTGGCGTAACATTATCGATGCCATCAAACAGCTGGCACAGCAGTACCGCGATATTCCGCTGCTGTCCCGCACTCACGGTCAGCCAGCCACACCGTCCACCATCGGTAAAGAATTTGCGAATGTCGTCTACCGTATGGAACGCCAGTTCCGTCAACTGCAACAGGTGGAAATTCTCGGCAAAATCAACGGTGCCGTAGGGAACTATAACGCCCATATGGTGGCTTATCCGGCGGTTGACTGGCACCAGTTCAGCGAAAGTTTTGTAACCTCGCTGGGCATTCAGTGGAACCCTTACACCACGCAGATCGAACCCCACGATTACATTGCCGAACTGTTCGACTGTGTCGCCCGTTTCAACACCATTCTGCTCGACTTTGACCGTGATATATGGGGGTACATTGCCCTTAACCACTTCAAACAGAAAACCATCGCTGGCGAAATCGGTTCTTCTACCATGCCGCACAAAGTTAACCCGATCGACTTCGAAAACTCCGAAGGCAATCTGGGGCTGGCTAACGCGGTGATGAGCCACCTCGCCAGCAAATTGCCGGTATCCCGCTGGCAGCGTGACCTGACCGATTCCACGGTGCTGCGTAATCTGGGCGTCGGCGTAGGTTATGCCGTCATCGCTTATCAGGCTTCCCTCAAAGGCATCAGCAAGCTGGAAGTTAACCATGACCATCTGCTGGATGAGCTGGATCACAACTGGGAAGTGCTGGCCGAGCCGATTCAGACGGTGATGCGCCGTTACGGCATTGAAAAACCCTACGAGAAACTCAAAGAACTGACCCGTGGCAAGCGTGTAGATGCTGAAGGTATGCAGGCATTTATCGACGGGCTGGCGCTGCCGGACGACGAAAAAACACGCCTCAAAGCGCTCACCCCGGCTAATTACATCGGCCATGCGGTAAAACTGGTTGACGAACTCTGA
- the hflD gene encoding high frequency lysogenization protein HflD, giving the protein MAKNYHDITLAMAGICQSAHLVQQLAHQGSCNADALKTSLKSIMNINPSSTLDVFDNTECHLKIGLETLLGILNSSREGLGAELSRYTFSLMVLERRLNNNRDALNELGNRIKQLDRQLEHYDLLSDTFINVLGGIYVDIISKLGPRIQVTGAQDVLKNPQIQAKVRAVLLAGIRAAVLWQQVGGSRLQLMFSRNKLIRHAQEMLSRCRS; this is encoded by the coding sequence GTGGCGAAAAATTATCATGACATTACGCTGGCAATGGCAGGAATCTGCCAGTCTGCTCATTTGGTGCAGCAATTGGCACATCAGGGCAGTTGCAATGCCGATGCGTTAAAAACGTCACTGAAGAGCATCATGAATATTAACCCGTCCAGTACGTTGGATGTGTTTGACAACACGGAATGCCACCTAAAAATCGGCCTGGAAACCCTGCTGGGCATTCTTAACTCCTCACGCGAAGGGCTAGGTGCTGAGCTATCCCGCTACACGTTCAGCCTGATGGTGCTGGAGCGCCGTCTGAACAACAACCGCGATGCGCTGAATGAACTGGGCAATCGCATCAAGCAGTTGGATCGACAACTGGAACATTACGATCTGTTGTCGGATACCTTTATCAATGTGCTGGGGGGCATTTACGTGGATATCATCAGCAAACTCGGCCCGCGCATTCAGGTAACTGGCGCACAGGACGTGCTGAAAAACCCACAGATTCAAGCCAAGGTACGAGCCGTGTTGCTCGCCGGGATTCGTGCGGCGGTGCTTTGGCAGCAGGTAGGCGGTAGTCGGCTGCAATTGATGTTTTCCCGCAATAAGCTGATACGCCACGCACAGGAGATGCTGTCCCGATGCCGCAGTTGA
- the mnmA gene encoding tRNA 2-thiouridine(34) synthase MnmA: protein MSDNSQKKVIVGMSGGVDSSVSAYLLQQQGYQVEGLFMKNWEEDDDTEYCSAATDLADAQAVCDKLGIALHTVNFAAEYWDNVFEHFLAEYRAGRTPNPDILCNKEIKFKAFLEFAAEDLGADYIATGHYVRRQDVDGKSRLLRGLDSNKDQSYFLYTLSHQQLAQSLFPVGELEKPQVRKIAEQLDLATARKKDSTGICFIGERKFRDFLARYLPAQPGPILSADDGKVMGEHQGLMYHTLGQRKGLGIGGVKEGGDDPWYVVDKDVAGNVLYVAQGHEHPRLMSVGLIAQQLHWVNREPLTEPQRCTVKTRYRQADIPCLVTPLDADRIEVRFDEPVAAVTPGQSAVFYQGEICLGGGIIEERLCAS from the coding sequence ATGTCAGATAACAGCCAGAAAAAAGTCATTGTCGGTATGTCCGGCGGTGTTGACTCATCGGTATCCGCCTACCTGCTACAACAGCAGGGGTATCAGGTTGAAGGCCTGTTCATGAAGAATTGGGAGGAGGATGACGATACAGAGTATTGCTCCGCCGCTACCGATTTGGCTGATGCGCAGGCTGTCTGCGACAAGTTGGGTATAGCACTGCACACCGTTAATTTTGCTGCCGAATATTGGGACAATGTTTTTGAACACTTTCTGGCGGAATACCGCGCTGGCCGCACGCCCAACCCGGATATTCTGTGCAACAAAGAAATCAAATTCAAAGCGTTTCTGGAATTTGCTGCCGAAGATTTGGGTGCGGATTATATTGCCACCGGCCATTACGTACGTCGTCAGGATGTGGATGGCAAAAGCCGCCTACTGCGCGGTCTGGATAGCAACAAGGACCAGAGCTATTTCCTTTACACGCTGAGTCACCAGCAGTTGGCGCAGAGTCTGTTCCCGGTCGGCGAACTGGAAAAACCACAGGTACGGAAAATTGCTGAACAATTGGATCTGGCTACCGCCCGGAAAAAAGACTCTACCGGCATCTGTTTCATCGGCGAGCGCAAATTCCGCGACTTTCTGGCGCGCTACTTGCCTGCACAGCCTGGCCCTATCCTGTCAGCCGACGATGGCAAAGTTATGGGCGAACATCAGGGGCTGATGTACCACACATTAGGACAGCGCAAGGGGCTGGGTATTGGCGGAGTTAAAGAAGGCGGTGACGACCCGTGGTACGTGGTCGATAAAGATGTCGCCGGCAACGTGCTATATGTCGCACAAGGGCATGAACACCCGCGCCTGATGTCTGTCGGGTTGATCGCTCAACAGTTGCACTGGGTCAACCGCGAGCCACTGACCGAACCGCAGCGTTGCACAGTCAAAACCCGTTATCGTCAGGCTGATATTCCCTGCCTTGTTACGCCACTTGACGCTGATCGCATTGAAGTCCGTTTTGACGAACCGGTTGCGGCCGTCACACCGGGTCAATCCGCCGTATTCTATCAGGGTGAAATCTGCCTTGGCGGCGGCATAATCGAAGAGCGCCTTTGCGCCTCATAA
- a CDS encoding NUDIX hydrolase, producing MFKPHVTVACIVQAEGYFLVVEEEINQRRLWNQPAGHLEADETLIQAAQRELFEETGIHATPQSFLQLHQWIAPDNTPFLRFSFTIDLPERLPTTPHDSDIACCHWLKPEEILQASCLRSPLVAASLTCYQRGQRYPLSLLEAFNWPFPNQA from the coding sequence ATGTTTAAACCACATGTGACCGTGGCCTGCATCGTGCAGGCGGAAGGCTATTTTCTGGTCGTTGAAGAAGAAATTAATCAGCGACGACTATGGAATCAGCCTGCCGGTCATCTTGAAGCGGACGAAACGCTGATTCAGGCGGCACAGCGTGAACTGTTCGAAGAAACCGGCATTCACGCCACACCACAAAGCTTTCTGCAACTGCACCAATGGATCGCACCGGATAACACCCCTTTCCTGCGTTTTAGTTTCACCATCGACCTGCCAGAACGATTGCCCACCACGCCACACGACAGCGACATCGCCTGCTGTCACTGGCTGAAACCGGAAGAAATTCTGCAAGCATCGTGTTTACGTTCACCACTGGTCGCAGCCAGTCTGACGTGTTATCAACGCGGCCAGCGCTATCCACTGAGCCTGCTGGAAGCGTTTAACTGGCCATTTCCCAACCAAGCCTGA